A DNA window from Arachis hypogaea cultivar Tifrunner chromosome 18, arahy.Tifrunner.gnm2.J5K5, whole genome shotgun sequence contains the following coding sequences:
- the LOC112771827 gene encoding uncharacterized protein isoform X3, with translation MDKGANTSSTHRHPTAPPRPYSSNGGRQSRVNDVPFQPPHNERRLAPSTDMGDTRAPPKRTEHRDHDDIADVYSEDEDYDSEADEVKSFDDHVDDLFSAQAEYQGNANSCKDTDFWEVDVTAFFLH, from the exons ATGGATAAGGGAGCTAATACTTCAAGTACACATCGACATCCTACAGCTCCTCCACGTCCGTATTCTAGCAACGGTGGTCGACAATCTCGTGTTAATGATGTACCATTTCAACCACCACACAACGAAAGAAGGCTGGCTCCGTCAACTGACATGGGTGACACTCGAGCTCCTCCCAAACGCACAGAGCATCGGGATCACGATGACATTGCCGATGTCTATTCGGAAGATGAAGATTATGACTCGGAGGCAGATGAGGTCAAGTCGTTCGATGACCATGTCGATGACTTGTTTTCTGCGCAAGCTGAATATCAGGGCAATGCTAACAGCTGCAAAGACACTGATTTTTGGGAAGTTGATGTCACCG CTTTTTTCCTTCACTAG
- the LOC112771827 gene encoding uncharacterized protein isoform X2: MDKGANTSSTHRHPTAPPRPYSSNGGRQSRVNDVPFQPPHNERRLAPSTDMGDTRAPPKRTEHRDHDDIADVYSEDEDYDSEADEVKSFDDHVDDLFSAQAEYQGNANSCKDTDFWEVDVTENGMKK, from the exons ATGGATAAGGGAGCTAATACTTCAAGTACACATCGACATCCTACAGCTCCTCCACGTCCGTATTCTAGCAACGGTGGTCGACAATCTCGTGTTAATGATGTACCATTTCAACCACCACACAACGAAAGAAGGCTGGCTCCGTCAACTGACATGGGTGACACTCGAGCTCCTCCCAAACGCACAGAGCATCGGGATCACGATGACATTGCCGATGTCTATTCGGAAGATGAAGATTATGACTCGGAGGCAGATGAGGTCAAGTCGTTCGATGACCATGTCGATGACTTGTTTTCTGCGCAAGCTGAATATCAGGGCAATGCTAACAGCTGCAAAGACACTGATTTTTGGGAAGTTGATGTCACCG AAAACGGCATGAAAAAATAG
- the LOC112771827 gene encoding uncharacterized protein isoform X4: protein MDLTVKEALALPPGRKIVLQHNTELQPVGQIAGLLSGFFESLGADFQQLPICENSWKTMNKDIKEHAFDQVKEAIAHIESEDASSKELSQNDSLAQVLRNEHPGHVCRLGFGPCPTQYFRNIA, encoded by the exons ATGGATCTGACTGTTAAGGAGGCATTAGCACTTCCTCCTGGAAGGAAGATTGTACTCCAACATAACACAGAGTTGCAACCAGTTGGTCAGATAGCGGGCCTATTAAGCGGGTTCTTCGAGAGTTTGGGGGCTGACTTTCAACAGTTACCGATTTGTGAAAATAGTTGGAAGACAATGAACAAGGATATCAAGGAACATGCGTTCGACCAAGTTAAG GAAGCAATTGCACATATTGAGAGCGAAGATGCATCTAGCAAGGAGCTTTCACAGAATGATTCCCTTGCACAAGTTCTTAGAAATGAGCACCCAGGACATGTTTGTAGACTAGGTTTCGGACCATGTCCCACTCAGTATTTTCGTAATATTGCATAG
- the LOC112771827 gene encoding uncharacterized protein isoform X1: MDLTVKEALALPPGRKIVLQHNTELQPVGQIAGLLSGFFESLGADFQQLPICENSWKTMNKDIKEHAFDQVKEKCRKNALNHSKQLYTHTAGSKSMARKDTKKKQLHILRAKMHLARSFHRMIPLHKFLEMSTQDMFVD; this comes from the exons ATGGATCTGACTGTTAAGGAGGCATTAGCACTTCCTCCTGGAAGGAAGATTGTACTCCAACATAACACAGAGTTGCAACCAGTTGGTCAGATAGCGGGCCTATTAAGCGGGTTCTTCGAGAGTTTGGGGGCTGACTTTCAACAGTTACCGATTTGTGAAAATAGTTGGAAGACAATGAACAAGGATATCAAGGAACATGCGTTCGACCAAGTTAAG gAGAAGTGCAGAAAAAATGCCCTAAATCATTCAAAACAACTTTATACACATACTGCGGGTTCTAAATCAATGGCCAGAAAAGATACAAAGAA GAAGCAATTGCACATATTGAGAGCGAAGATGCATCTAGCAAGGAGCTTTCACAGAATGATTCCCTTGCACAAGTTCTTAGAAATGAGCACCCAGGACATGTTTGTAGACTAG